Genomic segment of Gloeocapsa sp. PCC 7428:
GGAATTGATTTTACTTCAAGAATTAGATTTTTTACTAAAACAATTAATTCCCATCGGTAAGAATAAACTAGATTCTATTAAAGGACTTGAACAATGCAATATCAACTGATCCAGGATACTTTGACTTACCTAATTAATGGTGTTGCCATTTCTGGAGTACTCGCAGCTGGTACGACTATTGTCTATCAATACTGGACACAGGAACGACTAAAACCACAACTAGTAGAGGGTGAACCCTGTCAAGATTCGTCACAACCAAAGTCGATCAAGTCACTAATAAGTGTACAGCAACCTGTTTTAAATAGGGAAGAACAGCAAATTAAAATTGAGCTTAGTCAACTTCAGCAACAACTATCTTTTACTCAAGAACAGTTACAAGAAGCTCAACATCAATTAGCACAATCTCATCAACATAAACTCCAAATCCAATCTTATTACGATGCTAAGTTGCAGCAAGCTCAGCAACAAGAACAGCAAGCTCAATTTGAGCTTAGTCAACTTCGGCAACAATTATCTTCTACTGAAGAAGAGTTACAAAAAACTCAGCAGGAGTTGATCGATACAAAAGAAGGAGTACAAGGATTTGTAAATCAGATGTTTGTTTCAGATAAAAAGGCTAAGGAATGGTTTAAAAAACTCTTTTCAAATAATGAAGTTTCCCAACAACCAACCTCTAATTAAAAATAATATATAGTTGTCTCAATATGGATATTAGAGATATAGAAAGTTTCCATTTGATAAGTACGACAGAACACATAACCTCGCTCTACATAAAGCTTCTGTTAGTTTCAAACTCTCGAAATCCATATTGAGTTCTACAAATAATTTAACAGACTTACCTAAACAATAGTCTGAATGTGAAAGAGACAATCTTTCAGGTCAACACTTTATTGATGAAAAGCACATGGGGCGGCAAGAGACACTACATAGATCTTGTAAGCGTATAGGTGAGATATGTAGAAATGTAACTCGTAAAGAAATTATCGAAATTGCTATACACAATGGTTGGGAAATTGTACCAGCAGGTAAAGAACAACTAAAAGCTTGTAAAAAAGGACATTCTGGCGTTCCACTTCCAGGACATAGAGATAGCGCAATTATTCCTAACGGTACAGCGCATAAAGTCATTAAATCACTACAGCAATCTGCGGTTAATGATGTGAAATACATAAACGCAAATAATATACCTCACAAGGTCTTAAATTTCTACAAAGCTAAAACCAATCAACTTGAGGTTCAGCTAGCAGAAGTAAATTCAACTAATGAAAAATTAAAAGATGATATTGAAGCAGCTATTGATTTAGCAGCAGAAACTGAGACGAGGAACATAGAATTAAGTAAGGAAATTTACAGACAAAAGTGTTGGATTGAAGGATTAAAACAAGACATTGCTAACCTGATTCAGCAAAAAGTACAACAAGACAAAGAGATGCTCATGATTGCTGAGGAAGTGGAACAACAGGAGTTGCGGATTAAGGATATTGCTGAGGAAGTGGAGCAAAAGGAGTTGCGGATTAAGACTGGTGCTAAAAAGTTAACTCAGTTTTCGCGGCGGCTAAGACCAAAATTACGGCTAGAGCTACAGCAAATAATTCAATGGCTGACAGAGGAGAATCCATGAGTCTTGCACAACGGATACGAAATAACGTAGCGCGTTCTCGTCGAACAACTTCTGAAATTTTAGGAGCTACATCCGAACTCGTTCAAGCTCATGAGCGAATCTTAGAGCAACTAGATACCTTTAATCAACCTACACTACTAGCCAAACGAAGAATTTGGACGATCGCTGTCATGAAGCGCGAAATTGGTGGATTTAAGGCAGCTAAAAATCACTTTGCACAAGCTTACGGTATTAAAGCAAAAAGTTGGGCTATATTAGTTGACAAAGTTAATACTATTGAATCTGCCTTGGTTCATTTAGGGTATTGGCAGTAATATCGTATCTAGTTGATTGAATATAATTCCTGCACGCTACAAAAACACCAATCAACTAGTTTGAAACTTTAAAGGAAATTTATATAATGACTTTTACGCACATTAGCCAACAGAAACTAATCAATGTTGCACTTACAATAGTTTGCACCGTCGGTATTGCTCACACTGTGATAACTAAACCCAAAGATATCGGTTTAATGTCTGCTTTTACTGGATTATTAATAGTAATTAAAAAGACACAACAAGCAGAGAAAAGTGCTATTGAAGCTTTACAGCACTCTCAATGTGCGATTAACACACTCCAAATTCAAAACAATTTGACACGCGATCGAGTGGAAGAAGTAATGCAGCTTGTCAATCAACGCTGCGATCGCGTTGAACAGAAACTACAAGAAGACATCAACGATTTTCCCAATCATCAAGTCATCGAACTACATAATTTATCTAAACCTAAAACTAAGCAAGTGACTTTTACCGAAGAAGAATTAGAAAATATTCTAGTTACTTTAGTAGCAGATTTGTGTGCGAAGAAAAAAAATACAAGTATCTCACTCTGTGTTTTAGGTACTCACTTTTACCGTATTTACGATCAAAGTTTGTCGTCAGTCTTAAAACAACTCAAATTAGGAAAGTACTGTATTAACTTTTTGAAAAAAAGACCTAATAAATTTCATGTAACTTACCGAGATGGTGCTTCTTTTGTAAGTCTTGTTCACTCGGTTAAGGACTTGACAGAAAATAATACCTTAGTCAAGGTTGCTTAGTAATATTTCATCTAAGCGATGTTTCAGAACGCTGCGATAAAGGTTTTATCGCCAACTTAATATTTATTAAATAAACTACTCTAGTACAGATAATACAGATTTAGGTTGTAATTTATCTTTAAACCACACAATTTTTGCAGGGCAATCGTTTAGTTTGACTCCAGCTTTTTCTAAATTTAAGCGTTCAGAAATTGCTAAAATTAAATTATCACAATTCGCACGACGCACTTGAGAAAACTTCTTTTGTAAGTATTCAGGTCGCCAATAGCCGACAATTTCTAATAAGAAGATTCGTCCATCAGGATGTACCAAGCGAAAATCGGGAATCATGACGCTACCAGGAATTGGAATCAAATCAACTTCGCGTTCTAGAACCCAATTTGTTTTTAATGCTTCCCAACGCTCAACAAACGAGGCTTCGAGCATACTATCATAGGGTTTACCAGGTGGGTAATGCGAAACCAAACCGCATTCAGAATCGAGACTAAAACGACCCGTTTTCCAGTTGTTTGTATAAAAATCACGAAACTGTAGTGTGGCGCTGAGACTCCATCTAGTAACGTGTAAGAGTGCAGGAATCAGTTTAGCGATCGCCAGTCCATAGCGCGTACTCGGACTAAATAAACTCGTAGGTCCATCAATTGTAATTGTAAATCCATGATCCGCATCGCCTTCAATATAAGCCATTAACTGAAATAATTTGAGATAGCGAAACAACAGCTTATATTCACCTGGAACATTACGATGCGCATTGATAATTAAATGACTTGCCTTATAAAAAATTCCTTGGACCTGTGATAAATTATATCGATGTAATAATTCCTCTGGTGTAGGTGCAGCAAACGAAGTTAAAATTCGATTTTCAGCTAAATCGGCATACAATCCAACTTGAATTTCCTCCGCAATCACTTCGCGCTGTAACTCTTGAGTGAGTTGTAAAGCTAAATTATTAAGAGTTTGTTGTCTATTAAAAGTACTAGGAACTGTTTGTGCTGCAACTTTAAACACTCGTTCTCGTAAAACTTGAGGTTCCAAAGGACTCACCACCTCAAACTCACACAAACTCTTCAACAAATGCGCCAATCCCCGCTTAACGCGATAATCAGGACTATCCCCCTCAAAATCTTGCAATTGGCGATTCAATTCTCCCTGAGTATTACCAAGCGACTCCTGAAAACACGCAATTAATTCTGCTGCTAATTCCAAACTCTTAGCATCAATTGCTAATCGCTTCGGAACAATCGTTTCTCCATTCAAGCGATGCGTTAGTAAATCAGTCGGTAACATTTCAAACTTGAAGAAAGTAGGTAATTGGTAATTGGTCGCACAAACAACAAGGAAGGGTACAATATCTGATTGTCCTTACCTATCCTCCTTATCATTATCAACTCGATACAAACCAGAAGACTCCGCCGCGAACAATCCCCCCTTATCTTCTCCTTTGCGCCCTTTGCGCACGCCAGTTCCCTCAACGGAGGATACCTCCGCACGGGACTGGCTCCTTTGTGGTTCGTTCTCTAAACCCCTCCTACGCACCGAAGTTCCCTCCTCCGAAGTATCCTCCGCCACCACCTCATACAACACAGCCAACTTCTCCCCATCCGTACCGCGCCGCAACACGCGCCCCAAACGTTGAATATACTCGCGCGCCGAACCCGTACCGGAAAGAATAATTGCTACACTCGCTGCGGGAACATCTACCCCCTCATTTAAAACGTGCGAAGCCACTAAAGCGCGATATTCCCCTTCGCGAAACCGCGTCAGAATATCATGACGTTCCTTAATCGGAGTTTGGTGCGTAATCGCCGGAATTAAAAACTCTTGCGAAATGCGATACACCATTGCATTATCTGCGGTAAAAATCAACGTGCGCTCAGGATAATGTTGTGCGAGTAAATTACTTAATACCCGTAACTTACCATCCGTACCTAATGCGATCGCCTTCGCTTCGCGGTGCGCTAACATTGCCTTACGTCCCGCTGTCGAACGCGCACTAGCTTGCACAAATAATTGCCAACCTTTTAAACTACCAAGCTTGATATTTGCTTGCTGTAAAAAGCCATTACGCAACCGAATTAATTCGGTGTAGCGATCGCGTTCGTGTTGCGATAGTTTTACCTTAATTTGTACTACCTCGTGTTTTGCTAAAGCCTTCCCCGCAAGTTCAGCCGCAGTTTGGCGATAAACTTCGGTTCCAATCAAGTAATTTAAATCTGAGTGCTTCCCATCGCTGCGTTCAGGCGTTGCGGTTAATCCTAATCGATAGGGGGCGATCGCATATTCCGCGATCGCGCGGTTGAAATCGGTAGGTAAATGATGACACTCATCAAAAATCAACAGTGCATAGCGGTTTCCCAAAGCTTCCGCATGAATTGCAGCGCTATCATACGTCGCGACTAATAGAGGCGATTTATCGCGCGCCCCGCCACCGAGTAACCCGACTTCTGTATCGGGAAACGCCGCTAACAGTTGCGCATACCACTGATGCATCAAGTCCAACGTCGGAACGACAATCAGCGTACTACGCGGCGTAGAAGCGATCGCAAGTTGTGCTAAATACGTTTTCCCCGCTGCGGTAGGTAAGACGACGACTCCCTGACGCCCTGCGTGTTTCCATGCGGTTAAAGCTTCGGTTTGATGCGGATACGGTTCCATCGCCAAACTTGAAACAAGTTCCAACGAAACAAACGCTTTCGCTTCGTCAATAAAATGAACTTGTTCGTTTTGTAGTGCTTCAACAACGCGGCGATAGTCAATTGCTTTAATCCGAAATTTTTCTACTCTGTCATCCCAAGTCGCGTAATCTACCCAAGCTTTGCCTTTGGGTGGAGGATGCAAAATTAAAGTACCGCGATCGAAAGATAATGTAGGAATACGTACCATTAACTTATTAGCTATCCATCCCCGCATATTTAAGTTTACTGTGCTGCTGGTTTTTGGCTCAAAATCGCAAATAATTCTGTAAAGCGATCGCATTGAGTACACTTTTGGGGGCAAAATCATTTCATAATGACGTAAACCGAGTCAGTGCAAATTATTCATGTTGCAGGAACAGGAAACGGTTATTGAATTCCGTGATGTCAGTTATAGTCCACAACACCGCGCGATCGTGTCGAATCTCAATTTCTCAATTCGTCGAGGTGAAGCACTCATTTTATTAGGACGTAGTGGTAGTGGCAAAACAACGACGATGAAGTTGATTAATCGGCTACTCAAACCGACGCAAGGCGAAGTTCTCTTCGATGGGATTTCGACAAATCAGTGGGATGAAATTAAACTACGGCGCAAAATTGGTTACGTCATTCAAGAAACGGGCTTGTTTCCGCATTTTACTGTAGAACGCAATGTTGGATTAATTCCTGCGTTAGAAGGCTGGAAACCCAAACAAATCAAAACGCGGGTATTTGAATTGTTAAACTTAGTCGGTTTAGAACCCGAACAATTTGCAAAACGCTATCCACATGAATTATCTGGGGGACAACGCCAGCGCGTCGGTGTCGCCCGCGCTTTAGCTGCCGATCCTCCAGTACTATTAATGGATGAACCTTTCGGCGCATTAGATCCGATTACCCGCTTAGAGATTCAAAGCGAATTTCGCCGCCTGCAACAAGAACTTGGGAAAACCGTTGTTTTCGTAACGCACGATATTCAAGAAGCCTTCATTTTAGCTTCGCGTATTGGTTTAATGGATACTGGGCGGTTAGTCGTTTTAGGGACACCAGAA
This window contains:
- a CDS encoding DEAD/DEAH box helicase, whose amino-acid sequence is MVRIPTLSFDRGTLILHPPPKGKAWVDYATWDDRVEKFRIKAIDYRRVVEALQNEQVHFIDEAKAFVSLELVSSLAMEPYPHQTEALTAWKHAGRQGVVVLPTAAGKTYLAQLAIASTPRSTLIVVPTLDLMHQWYAQLLAAFPDTEVGLLGGGARDKSPLLVATYDSAAIHAEALGNRYALLIFDECHHLPTDFNRAIAEYAIAPYRLGLTATPERSDGKHSDLNYLIGTEVYRQTAAELAGKALAKHEVVQIKVKLSQHERDRYTELIRLRNGFLQQANIKLGSLKGWQLFVQASARSTAGRKAMLAHREAKAIALGTDGKLRVLSNLLAQHYPERTLIFTADNAMVYRISQEFLIPAITHQTPIKERHDILTRFREGEYRALVASHVLNEGVDVPAASVAIILSGTGSAREYIQRLGRVLRRGTDGEKLAVLYEVVAEDTSEEGTSVRRRGLENEPQRSQSRAEVSSVEGTGVRKGRKGEDKGGLFAAESSGLYRVDNDKEDR
- a CDS encoding ATP-binding cassette domain-containing protein: MLQEQETVIEFRDVSYSPQHRAIVSNLNFSIRRGEALILLGRSGSGKTTTMKLINRLLKPTQGEVLFDGISTNQWDEIKLRRKIGYVIQETGLFPHFTVERNVGLIPALEGWKPKQIKTRVFELLNLVGLEPEQFAKRYPHELSGGQRQRVGVARALAADPPVLLMDEPFGALDPITRLEIQSEFRRLQQELGKTVVFVTHDIQEAFILASRIGLMDTGRLVVLGTPEEFLGSQEPEALAFKQCLRGITPPESFPKFSEGDSNNGKWI
- a CDS encoding DUF790 family protein, giving the protein MLPTDLLTHRLNGETIVPKRLAIDAKSLELAAELIACFQESLGNTQGELNRQLQDFEGDSPDYRVKRGLAHLLKSLCEFEVVSPLEPQVLRERVFKVAAQTVPSTFNRQQTLNNLALQLTQELQREVIAEEIQVGLYADLAENRILTSFAAPTPEELLHRYNLSQVQGIFYKASHLIINAHRNVPGEYKLLFRYLKLFQLMAYIEGDADHGFTITIDGPTSLFSPSTRYGLAIAKLIPALLHVTRWSLSATLQFRDFYTNNWKTGRFSLDSECGLVSHYPPGKPYDSMLEASFVERWEALKTNWVLEREVDLIPIPGSVMIPDFRLVHPDGRIFLLEIVGYWRPEYLQKKFSQVRRANCDNLILAISERLNLEKAGVKLNDCPAKIVWFKDKLQPKSVLSVLE